The segment gatcctgattttttttcaagtgttGGTGAATTCacctgctcaggctgccatagcaaaatgcCACACACTGGGGGGCTTCAGCGACAGAAATtcattcctcacagttctggctGCTGGAAGTCCCAAATCGAGGTCTGGCAGGGTTCCATTTCTGGTTaggcctctcctcctggcttgcagacggccacttatcctcacacggcctttcctcAGAGCgtgcaggggtggggtggagcaggGTATGGAGAGagatctcttcctcctctgagaaggccaccaatcctatcagattaggatCCCACTCTTCTAACCTCGTCTAATCTTGATTACCACctaaagaccctgtttccaaatacagccacattgggGGTTgaggtttcaacatacgaattttgggaggggcagaattcagtccatagcagatgACAGTTATGAGAAATTGGCACTTTGAATGCTGACTGGATATTTCATTATATTGAGGAAGTATTGCTAAATATGTCGGGGTATCGTAATGGTAATATTGTttcatatatatagagagatacatgtatataatttatataaaacatgtaTAGGTATACACgcatatatagaaaaatattaccATTATATGTACGTGcttgtgaatatatatacatatacacacacatatatatatataagtccTTATCTTTTAAATACACATTGAAATATCTGTGGGTAAAATCAtctgatgtctgggatttgcctCAAAATGGTGTGAGAATGGGAGTGAATGTGGCTGTAGATGGAGTGGAACTAGCCATGAGTTGATGGTAGTTGGATCTGAGTTATGAGTTCACGAGATTGCACTATATTATTCTGTTTACTTTTGCCAAATTTGCTAAAtgtgttctaatttctccataataaaaagtaaaaacaaaggccgcccagtggcgcagcggttaagttcgcacgttctgcttcggtggcccagggttcaccggttcggatcctgggtgtggacatggcaccgcttggcaagccatgctgtggcaggcatcccacatagaaagtggaggaagataggcatggctgttagctcagggtcagtcttcctcagcgaaaaaaggaggattggcggcagatgttagctcagggctaatcttcctcacacacaaaaaaagcaaaagcaaaataaaaagtaaggagAACTAGTGAGATTTAGGGTTGCAGAGAGGGGCCAGGCATGTGGTGGAAGAAATTATTCAGGGGAAGTTCTGAGAGAGTGAGGCTGTGTGAGGCCCCAGTGGGTCACAGGTGCTGGAGCGTGAAGCTGTGACAGGCACTTTGGGGACCAAGATCACTAAGGCTCGGTCTCTACTCTCCAGGACAAAGACCAGTGTCAGTGGAGGGCCCTGGCTCGGGATGAGTGCCACCGGAAGCCAGTGGGCCATGAGGCCTGGATGAGGGAGACAGAGGCAGTGGCTATTGGTTCTGGAAGGGCTGGGAGAGCAGGTGGCAGAGGAGGCATCAGGCATGGACCACTCAGCGTGCCAGGAGCAGGGAAGCCTGAGGGTGGAGCAGCAAGAGTGTGGTCATCCGGGCTCCTGACCAAATCTTTTCTGGAGATGTAGGACACTTACCTTTGCTTTGGAAATCTGACATCCCCTGTGTCCTtactgggtgactttgggcaagtaacttaacctcccTGAtcctcagttttttcttctgtagAATGGGCATAGTAAGAGGATCCCCCTCATCTGGCTgttgtaggattaaatgagaaaatacttgcaaagcGCCTTGAAAAAGTAAGTGTTGGCTCTTATTCTCATTAGAGTTTCAGGGAGGAAAGCTCCCTCCCTTGCGACAATGAGGTGGAGACACAGCCATTCAAATGAGAACCCCAGTGGGGAGGTGGGAGCTCCACAGGACTCCTCCCTGCCATCTCTTCACAGGttggtgatttatttttaataaaagaagttGTTTCCTTGAAGCAGTGAGCAGGGTCAGGTGCGGAGAAGTTGTTGAGAAAGGACCAAGTAAAATCCACTGGACcttgtgagagagaaagaatagtCAGCCAGAGACACTCAGGCCGAGAGGCGGGCCAAGGGCCCAGCCCCAGAAACTGCCTCTGGGCTCGTTGCCCCCTCAGGGTGGCTTCTGGGACTGGGGTTCCACCGAAGAAAAAGATCAGCCCCCATGACGGACGGGTGGGGCCCACGCAGGCTCCTCCCTCTGTGGGGAGCACTGGGACTTTCCCCTTTAGGGTTGTGGCCCTGGGaccacttcctccttcctcactCTGAAGCCGGGACCCAGCCTGCTGAGCCCTTGGGAAAGACAGGAGCAGATTCTGGGATGTCCTAACCCATCTGTGAcccccggggggggggggtggctgaGTGTGCTGGCTGGAGGCCTCCCTTCCTGTTTCAGGAGTAGCTGGGGGCCGCCCTGGAGGCCTGCAGGATGGAGGGGGCGAGTGAGGAGAAGCCAGCCTCTGTGTCCAATCTGGTGACTGTGTTTGAGAACAGCAGGTATGTGGctgtgggggtgggaagggtcaCCACGGCCGACTGGCAGGTTCCCTCTGGCTCCTCTGCCCGTCCCCAGGCCCTTGGGCAGCACGGGTTCCCCAGTCTCCAGGCTGAGGGATAGGGCCAGGGCCAGCTTGGGCTCACAGTCAGCAGTTCTGTCTCTGGGCCCAGTCCTGGACACCACCTCCTGTCTGGGCAGTGCCCACGTCCCTCGGTCATGGGTCCCTCGGAGCACAGGAAAGTGTCGTTGGGGCACCAGGAGCTGGGCTGAGATGAGAGTGCGTGTGTTGATGTGTTGGGGAGAGTCCGGACGTGTGCAATTACGAGCGAGTGTGGGTGCACTGAACACAGTGTTCAGCCTGCAGAACTCCACCCATGGCCCCTCCAGcagaaataatagctaatacttatcAAACACTTACTCCTTATGCGTAGGATAGCCATATAATTTCTCATTCAAACCAGGACACAATTGAAAGTGAAAGTGGATGCTATTAAattttgggggggagggtgggagaaaaataggaaaaactgaGACTGTCTCAGACAAACCCGGACCTATGGTCAGCCTACCTAtgaggcactgttctaagtgcattttgttacttatttcatttaatcaccTAACAGCCTAATGGGGGCAGGTACTATTTATATTACTATCTTACAGACAAGAAAATGGGGGCGCAGAGAAGGGGGGAGGCTTTAAGTGCTTTAAGTTCATGGGCATGGGGCTACGCAGGGGCTTCTGTCTGAACGGAAAAGGCTGGACCAGGTGTGTAGAGGTCATTGGTGGCCCCGGCAGGAGCCGTGTTGGGTGCATGTGTGCATGACATTAATCCACTCCGCAGGCATTTCTTAAGCCCAGGACTGTGTTAGGGGCTGTTGTAGCCGGGGTCCTCTGGAAATAGGTTCTGAGGCAGAGATTTGCTTCAGGCGATTTACTGGGGAGGGTTTTGGGAACACCGCCTGTGGGGGGAAGGACGCAgcattgggcagagggagaggatgaGGTGCTGTGCACTTGCAACAGAGGTCTCAGCCTGTCTTGGGGAGGCTCTGGGGCTGGGATGCCCCTCAGGTCGTTCCAACTGAGGCAAAGAGCTGGGTCTTGATACCTCACGTGGACTAGTCATTGGATGTGGGCTTGACCTTAAGTGAGGCAGCTCTCTTCCAGGGAGGGAGTCAGTCAATATACCATCAGCAGCTGGGGGGAACGGTGCTTCAGTCTTGAAGGGGGTGTGGGCGGCACAGCACAGCATCACACAGGAACTGTAGCAGATGCAGGAGCCTAAAGAATGATCTCTGCCCTGAGGATTTCTATCTTTGGATGCTAAGCTCCTGGAATTACCATGATGCCGGGTTATGAACAATAGACATCTTGGGAGGGGCGGGATGCTATGCTGAGGGCACTCAGAGCAGACAAAGCCTGCTGTGGGCTTCCTGGCAGAGGTGACATAGATGTGGACCTAGAAGGGCGGTTCAACTTCTTGAACCTGGTGAGCTcaccctgcctctcccagggtCCTTTGTTAAGCACGTTCTGTTCAGCACCGAGGACAGCTCTAGGCACCACCTCCCTGGCCCACCACCCACTTGGGTGTGGGGAGACGGCACTGCCACACCCAACAGGCAGTGCATGCCCAGTGGAGACCCTCGGCATGTGTTCTCTGCCCCGGCAGCACCCCTAGCAGGAGGAGGCAGCCCTCAGACCAGAATGGGGTCAGAGGAGACCTTGTTGGGAGGGTACTAGACACCCCTTATTGTGTGAGGGGCCCCATGCCAGCTGCCTTGCCTGGGCTTTCTTGTGAGGTCTTCTAGCTCTTTAGCTGATCTGAAACTGAGGGgtgaagaggaaacagaagctggCCTGGGGCACTTGGAGAGAAATGCAGAAGCTGAAACCAAATATAGAACAGAAAGCCTGCAGCCCAGCAACTTCCATGAGCTGCAGACCCATGGATTGAGGAACTGAGCTTTGGGACACCAGAGAGGGGTGGGAGAGCCCATGAAGAGCCATCGCGGACTGGGTCCCCATCCTCCCTCTACCAtgaaccagctgtgtgacttggggcaggTCATGTTGACTCTCTGGATCTGTTTTGCCTTGACTCAAATGAAGAAGGGCAGTTTAGGGCGAAGGCTTGGGACATCTGATCTGAATCTCACCTCTGCCACCCTCTAGCTGCAAGCTACTTgtcctctctgtacctcagtttcctaagCTGCAAAATGGGCGGTAACGAAATCCTTTCTCACAGAGTTTTGGAGATTTTGTACCCTTTTGGTCCTCCATTTCCCAGCCTGTCTCTCTCACAAGGATGCCTACCCTACCCTGTCATGGCAAGCCTTTCCACATCGAAGGGAATGGGGCACAGCCCAAATCGTTGGATATATTCAGTGAGGATGGCCTCTGATACCTCAAGAATTTGACTGACCTGCAGACCCTGTAGGCAGGATGATAAAGCTGCCCTACAATGGCCCATCCCCAGCAGAACAGAAAAACTGCTCCCAGACTGGCTTTTTCCCTGCCTAGAGGTGTGGAGGGCAGAGCTCCCACTGAAAAGCCCCAGCTTTAGCAGCTCTGCCCTCCCTTTAGAGTGTTCCATGACTCCCACTTTCCCTCCATGTATCAGTTACTAAGGTTTTAAGGCCCTTCCTGCTGCAGAGACTAAAAATAGGCATGAAGTCTACAGGTAAGGGTGATCTGGGAGGAGTCCTTAAAAACCTCtgtgtggagaagggagagttCTTTGCTAAGTTTTAAACAGGGAAATATATTGTGCCCCAGAGAACAAAGGACAGTGTCTGCTGACTCATTTTGGAGACTGGAGTTCCCTGCAAGACGATGTTGGGGAGGGAAGTGGATGTTTTCCTGAGCAAACTCctcctgagtgccaggcactCAGGGGCCCCTGCACACCTGTGATTTGCCTTAATTGCCCAAAATTCCTGCCAGGGAGGTGctcttcttcttcctgctctACAGACAGGAAAGCCTCATGTCTGCTCTGTTCTCCTCAGGAGTCTGGGAGCAGCGCCCAGAGCCCACGGACTGGAATCTGAGCATCACCGCCTTGAGTGCAGGCCTCCCTCGCCCGCAGAGCCAGGGGAGGAGCCCGACATGGGGGAGGCCCTGGGGTCAGGGCCCAGGACGGTCAGCAGGAGGTACCTGAGCTCCCTGAAGAACAAGCTGTCCAGCGGGGCCTGGAGGAAATCTTGCCAGCCAGAGACCAGCCCCGGGCCAGGGATGCAGGTGCCTGGAAGCTTGGGTAGAAGTAgggagctgggggcggggagcTTCACTGACCTTGTCCCCACCAATTCTCTCCCAACCAGAGCCAGCACTTCCCCAGGTGGGGGTCTTGTGTGACCAGAGATCAGCTGGAAGCTAGATTCTGCCCCTGTACTGGCCTTTGATTATGTGTCTACTATGCCCCTCACTGCAGGCCTTATTTCACATACCCGTCACTGTAGGAGTCTTTGAGGCAAGGAAAtcaaaactcagagaggttaaggaacttgtccAAGCCCACACAGCTTGGAACAGTCTCCATCTTGTGAACCTGGTACCCTTCCCAGGTGTGGCCTGGGTTTACCCACTGAAGGAGGCAACAATCCCAACTAGAAATAGCAGTCAGTGCTAATTCCTGCCCTTAGACTGATCCTGAGTAGGTCAGCTCCCTCCTCTGGATTTCAGTGTCCTCGTCTGTGGAGTTCAAGGGCTCGGCTGCCTGATACGGTGCACCCTGGAGCCAGACGGCCAGGGTTCCCATCCCAACCCTTCTGTGTGACAAGTCTTAGGCAAGTCACCTCTTCGTGCCTGTTTCctgatttataaaatgaggatggtgATCATAGTCGTATGTTCTGGTTATCTTGAtatctgcataacaaaccacccccaaatGTAGGGGCCGAATACGATTTACTGTTTCTCACAGTTTTGTGGGTTGACTGGAATGCTCTGGGATGGTTTTTCTCTTGGTCTCAGCTGGGGCTTGTCtgagtcagcttgggctgctgtaacaaaatccCCCAGACTGGGTgactgaaacaacagaaatctgttttctcacagttctagaggctggcagtccaagatgaaggtgctggcaggattggtttctggcGAGGCCTCTCTTCCCAGCTTGTAGACGGCCGTTTTCTCACTGTGTGACCATGACCTTTCTTCTGTGCACCTGCTCTGCCGGTCTCTCCCTCTTCTTAGAGGGACACCAGTCCTAGGGGGTTAGGACCTCATCCTTATGACCTCAGTTAACTTAATTACCTATTTAAAGGCCCTCTATCCAAATACAGCTACACTGGAGGTGAGGGCTTCAGCATACGGATTTGGGAagcacacaattcagtccataacagggtCTCTCACATGGCTGCGGTCAGATGGTAGCCAGGGCTGGAATGCCCAGGATAGCCCAACTCTCAAGCCAGTTGCCCGGGCAGGGGTAGTCggaaggctgggctcagctgggatgCTGGCACGGCTGGGCCCTGGCTCCcgctccatgtggcctctccatcAGGGCAGCCAGACCTCCGGATGTGGTGGTTCATGGTTCCCAGAGAGCACAAGCGGAAGCTTCCGTGCCTCTTAAGGCTTAGGCCCAGAACTGGCACAGCCTCACGGCTGCCCCATTCTCTCAGTTACGGAGGCCCCGGTGCCAGCCCAGGCGCGCTGCGGGAGGGTGTGCATGCTGGGAGGTGCCTCTCACTGGAACATCTTTGGAGACTGCACCCAAGGGCCCCATCAGAGGAGACCAAAGCTGtccctctccttcttctcctcctccctcaaccCCGCCTGCAGGAGCCTGAGGAGAAGAGGATCGTCCAGGAGCTGCTGGAAACCGAGAAGGCCTATGTGGCACGCCTCCACCTGCTAGACCAGGCCAGTGGCCAGGGTGCCCCGACCCGAGCCCCAGCACCTGGGTCTCCTCATCCCACTCCTGCCCTCCCTTCCGACCCACCGCACCAAAGCTGAGCGTTAGGACTCCGAGATTTGATTCTGGGAAGCTTCAGTCCTTTGACCCTGTTAGCTGGAGTTGGAGTAGGAATCAGCATGTAGCCCATTAATACCACTCCCCGTTCCTCCCTTGGTGCCTGGGCCGGCCTCACGTGTAGCACAGCGCACCCCAGCCAGTCCTTCCAGGCCTCACGCGGCACCCTCATCTGTCATCCCGACACCTGACGTCCTCACCATTGTTACGCCTTTGCACTTTCCTAGGGAGCCCCAAGGCCAGAGGGTTAAATCACTGACCATCAGCAGAGGGATCTTGAGTCTGGTGAAGTCCAGGACCTTGACAGACACAAGATGGGCCCATTTCTGACTTTCGTTAGCTGCCAGCATCTGGCCAAGTCCCTAAGCCTCTAGGTCTGTCCATCTGTAGAGCGGCAGGAATACAGTCTTCCCTGCCGCTCTCTTCCTGGGGTTGTTGCGAGGGTGACGGGAGATTAAGGAGGTGGAAGCATTCAGGAAGGGGAAGAGGGCCCCCGAAGCCCCCCCGGAGCTGTCTTGTCCCCCCTGGGGCTGGTGTGCGGGTGGCTCCCTCTCTGCCACAGGCCTGGTGACCCAGCGGGGGCTGCAGGTGTTCTTCCAGGAGCTGCTGAAGGAGGCCCGCAGCGGCAAGGCCTTCCCTGAGGACGTGGTCAGGCTCATCTTCTCCAACATCTCCTCCATCTACCAGTTCCACTCACAGTTCTTCCTCCCGGAGCTGCAGCGGCGGCTGGACGACTGGTGAGGTCAACCGGGAGCCCCTGAGGCCCCTGACTGCAGCCCTGGGCAGGTCGGGGTGCAGCCCCGGGGCACTGGGCATGGCTGGCTGAGCCCCTGCTCTTGCTCTGTGGCCACGAGAGTCTCTTCCTCTGGGTTCAGTCTGTCCACATGGCAAGGGGCTTGAATGACTGAGCCCTGGAGTCTcggggggtgtgtgtatgtgtatgtgcccgcatgtgtgtgtgtgtgtcctgggaAAGGGGATGGATCAGGTCCTCACTAGGCTGAGTGGCGTAGGAGGCAGTGGAAATAGCCAGTGCTAACTGAAGGCTTCCTGCATGCCTGGCTAATCTCACACCAGCCCACTGTGTGATGACGGCATCGTGATTATGCAAGAAACCCTCTTTATTTTCAGAGATGGCCACCAAAGTATTTAGTGGTGAAATTacttgctttatgtattttgacaaAGAAACGCCATGGTCTCTGGGATGTCGTTTAAAATCCTTCAGCAAAGCAGACTGTTAGTAACTGTTAAATCCAGTGATGGATGTATAGGGATTCATTACtatattctttttactttatgaTTGCTTAAAAGTTTTCAGaataaaaggtattttttaataaaaaagacaacCCTATGAGGTCGCCTGCTGCCATTCCCATTTTTTTCAGCTGGGAAAATGGAGGTacagagaggctgagtgacttCCCCAAGAACATACAGCTAGAGTAAGTGGTGCAGTTGGGAATCAGACTCAGGCAGGCCAGCTCCAGAGTGTGGCTTCTTATTGCTCTGCTGTAACAGTCCCTGGGTTGAACCCCTACCACGGGATGATCCCAGATAAGTTCTTACCcctctgagcctcgatttcctcatctctaagatgGGCCACTCACTGTCCCCACTGCAggattgtgagaattaaatgagatgagacACGCAGCGTGACTTGGGCAGTGCTTAGCATGTAGCCCTCATTATTGTTACATGAGCAAGCATCTAGTGGTTGTTGAATGCCTGTTGTgggcccagcactgtgctgggcctTTGTGGGGGCCCAATCTGTGGAAGAGAACAGCATCTACCCTCAGGGGGCTGACAGTCTAAGGGGGGTGAACCACATACGTGTGTGAGGATGACGTGGCCCCCATGTGTGCACCCAGAAGTGTGGCAGAAGGCGGAGTCGAGAGAGGAGGTCCCCAGGCTGAGGGCAATAACTGGTGCCCCTCCTGCAGGTCGGCCACCCCCCGCATCGGTGACGTGATCCAGAAACTGGCCCCCTTCCTGAAGATGTACAGTGAGTATGTCAAGAACTTTGAGCGAGCCGCTGAGCTGCTGGCCACCTGGACAGACAAGTCTGCACCCTTCCAGGAGGTTATCACCCGCATTCAGGTGAGCTTGGCACCGGGGGCTGAGCAGAGCCTGCACTGCCACCCCCGGGGTGCAggggctcagtttccccaagtgATTTTGGGCATCTCCCTGGCTCAACGGCTTCCGAAAGCCCCAGTACCCACCCATCCTGCCTGCTCCCCGGACCCTGGGGCAGCCTGACCCACCCCTCCCACTCTCACCCCCACCCTGttcctcccccatccctccccaaGAGCAGCGAGGCCTCGGGCAGCCTGACCCTGCAGCACCACATGCTGGAACCCGTCCAGAGAATTCCACGCTACGAGCTGCTGCTCAAGGAGTACGTCCAGAAGCTGCCAGCCCAGGCCCCAGACCGGGCTGATGCCCAGAGTAAGGACACCCCCCGGGGgcccagggggctggggaggtcTGAGCCACTCCCatatatttgttgagcacctgctgaaATGGCTATCATGACCATCAGCCATCAACATCCATCTTCGGCGCTTCATAGATAGTAACTATACCTTTAGCCATTTTTTTACAGACAAGGacactaaggcccagagaggttaggtgacttgctcaaggtctcacaaccagaaaggagcagagctAGGAGTTGAAGCCATGCCTATTTGATGCCAAAACCCATGCTCTTTCCGCTGCACCCTCTGGGTCTGGCTTGGTTCAGGGAGCAGTGAGAGTCACAGAAGCCAAACCCATAAGCCCTGTTTTTCCGtggcttccagtctctccagcctgggagggaaaTGGTCCCATTATCCAGACACCCCATGTGCCAGGCTGCTCATGGGGCCGCTCATGGCAGGCCCTGAGGCCACTTTGTTAAGCCTCAAAGgacctcctgccccagcctccgGTCCCAGATTTTCAGGGGATGACTCTGGCCCTGCCCCTCTTCAGAAGCCCTGGACATGATCTTCTCGGCTGCCCAGCACTCCAACGCAGCCATCACTGAGATGGTGAGCAGCCCCGCCCTCGGGGGTGGAAGCAGCGGGCATCCCCAGGGACCCCGTCCCTCCTCCCTGCAGCTCTCAGCTTCCCCAACCTACCCAGGTCTCCGTATCCACTCGTCCCCTGATCCTGCCCCATGACACCGGGCCCCGCTGCTGCCCTCACCTCACACCCCTCGGAATCAGGTGGGCTCTGCCCGGCCTCGGCTGAGCGTGCGCCCCTGTCCCCAGGAGCGGCTGCAGGACCTGTGGGAGGTGTACCAGCGCCTGGGCCTCGAGGATGACATCGTAGACCCCTCCAACGCTCTGCTCCGCGAGGGGCCAGTTCTCAAGATCTCCTTCCGCCGCAGCGACCCCATGGAGCGCTACCTTTTCTTGGTAGGGGGATGCCGGGGGATGCCGGGGGATGCCGGGGGATGCCGGGGGATGCCGGGGGATGCCGGGGGCCCACCCACCCTGGGGAGGGAAGTCCGCGGCCACTCTGCTCCgggccctgcctgcctgaggTCACTGCAGGAGGAACAGAGAGGGCCTGCTGCTCCGCTTTGGCACCCGGGTGACTTGGAACAAGTCCCGTGCTGCCTGCAGGCCTCAGGGATTTCCGTCTGAGGGGCTTCCCAGACGTGCCCTAGGAAGCGACAGCCTTGGAATCTGAACCCAGTCCGTTTGGCTCCAAAGCCTGTGGTGTTAATCTGGGCTCTAGAGAGTGCACAGCAGGAGGGGTTAGGTTAGCTTCGAGGAAGAACCCCTGGGGTTTGTGCTGAAGAAGCCCGTGGTCTCCTGGAGATCTGGAAACTGGTCCTTGGGGTCTGGAGTTCTCGGGGAGGGAGCTACAACCTCTCTTAAGCCCCCCGTGAGAAAGCCTCATAGATTTCTGAGGGCTGCTGTGGATCCTTGATGCCCACACGTAGGGTGACCCTTCAGTGACCATCCCAGTTGGATTAGGGGCTCATCACACTTGTAACGTCCCATGAGCTGGCCCAGGGTGGCGAGAGGGGAGGGAGATCCGGGGGTACTCAGTCCACCCTGGGGGAAGCCCCGCCTGAccccccttcctgcctctgccgCAGCGCACACGCTCATCCTTGTATCTCCCGCAGTTCAACAACATGCTGCTCTACTGTGTGCCCAGGGTCATCCAGGTGGGCGCTCAGTTCCAGGTGAGAACCCGCATCGACGTGGCCGGGATGAAGGTGAGAGGCACCCCAACCACCGCTGGGCTCCACCCCGAGGGCGGGACAGAGTGTGGGAGCAGCAGGAGGGGCCAACCGGGTTCTTAATCCAGGAACCCAAGTCTCGCAGGTCCTGGGCAAACAGGGGGCTGGAAGAGTCTGGGGTCAGAGCTCTCCCATCGGGCCTCCCAGCCTTCCTGGCCAGCACCCTTCCCAGCTCCCACGGGCCTGGCCCACTCTGAGTCAGTGcctgccccagcctggcctcGCCCGGCTTTCCCTACCGTCTACATCAGTACTTTGCAAACTTTAACGCCTGCCTGAATCCCCCGGgagtcttgttaaaatgcaggttctgattcaggtGTGTGAGGGGGAAGGGGCTGAGACTGTGCATCTCTGCCAGctcctggtgatgctgatgctgccggtcCAGGGGCCACACGGAGTCGGAAGGGTCTACACTGTCAGCTCAGCTGCTGGCTTGTGTGTGTCCCCATCCAGAGACGGCCACAAATGAGTGGGGACAGCAGTCCTTAGTAGTGCCCATTAACTGGGCGGTCACCGTGAACCGGGCCCTGCACCACCCCATCAGATCCTCAAAACAGCTCCGTGATGTGGGGGCATTATTGTCCCCTGTACTTTTTTGggtttttagcttttaaaaaataaatttaattttaaaataatattttattataaaatattataattttaaaatattttaattttaaaataataattttattacttaaaaaatatagatgATACACATTCTAAAATCAGACAATATAAAAAACATAGACAATGGAAAGTCGGTCCCCAGCCCGTCCCCTGTTCCCCTCCTGCAGGCAGCCTTCGCCTCCTGTGAGGCCTTCCAGGTAGTCTCTGCATACGCAGACTGATGATTTACTTATTACCGCTTCCTCACTTTTGTGTCACATAAACAGTGGCATGCTCCAGAAACTATTCCGCACTTTGCTTTTTTAACTAATCACTGATTCTGGAGAGCGTTGCACGTCAGGACGTCTCGAGCTCCTCCATCCTTTTGCAGCTGCCTGGTATCCAGTGTGAGGATGTACCGTAATTCTCTCAGCCGGGCCTCTACTGAGGACCTTGAGATTGTTTCCAGTTGTCGGTCACTGCCAACGAGACTGCAGTGAATAAGCGGGTACAGTCTGCCCGTGTGTGAGTGTATTTGCAGTtaatcccattttaaaaatatgggagtaaactgtggtacgtccagacaatggaatattattcagcgctaaagaGAAGTGAGCTAACCAGCtgtgaaaagacacagaggaaccttaaatgcacgttcctaagtgaaaggagcccatCTGAAAAGGCCACAGTCACGCATCACAtaacatttcggtcaatgacagaccgccTATCCGACGgcggtcctgtaagattagtccCATACAGCCTAGTGTGTAGCAGcctgtgccatctaggtttgtgtcagtacACTCTGTGAAGTTCCAAACATGACAAAATTGCCtgatgacgcatttctcagaacgtatgcCTGTCGTTAAGCAACATGACTGTATATGACGTTCTGGAACAGCTGTAAATGATGCAGACAGTAAAAACGTCAGTGGTTCCggggttgggaggagggagggatgaacaggtggagcacagaggattttt is part of the Equus caballus isolate H_3958 breed thoroughbred chromosome 20, TB-T2T, whole genome shotgun sequence genome and harbors:
- the FGD2 gene encoding FYVE, RhoGEF and PH domain-containing protein 2 isoform X2 is translated as MEGASEEKPASVSNLVTVFENSRSLGAAPRAHGLESEHHRLECRPPSPAEPGEEPDMGEALGSGPRTVSRRYLSSLKNKLSSGAWRKSCQPETSPGPGMQEPEEKRIVQELLETEKAYVARLHLLDQVFFQELLKEARSGKAFPEDVVRLIFSNISSIYQFHSQFFLPELQRRLDDWSATPRIGDVIQKLAPFLKMYSEYVKNFERAAELLATWTDKSAPFQEVITRIQSSEASGSLTLQHHMLEPVQRIPRYELLLKEYVQKLPAQAPDRADAQKALDMIFSAAQHSNAAITEMERLQDLWEVYQRLGLEDDIVDPSNALLREGPVLKISFRRSDPMERYLFLFNNMLLYCVPRVIQVGAQFQVREVTNAEFPHSFLVSGKQRTLELQARSQEEMISWMQACQAAIHQIEKRNETFKAAAQGPEGDTQERELQSEELGLRAPQWIRDKMVTMCMRCQEPFNALTRRRHHCRACGYVVCARCSDYRAELKYDGNRPNRVCFDCYTFLTGNVLPEDKEDKKRGILVKASMAGSEQSLMCSFLQLVGDKWGKAGPRGWCVIPQDDPLVLYVYAAPQDMRAHTSIPLLGYQVTSGPQADPRVFQLQQSGQLYTFKAETEELRGRWVKAMERAASGGVPQGPNNGDLSD
- the FGD2 gene encoding FYVE, RhoGEF and PH domain-containing protein 2 isoform X3; translated protein: MEGASEEKPASVSNLVTVFENSRSLGAAPRAHGLESEHHRLECRPPSPAEPGEEPDMGEALGSGPRTVSRRYLSSLKNKLSSGAWRKSCQPETSPGPGMQEPEEKRIVQELLETEKAYVARLHLLDQVFFQELLKEARSGKAFPEDVVRLIFSNISSIYQFHSQFFLPELQRRLDDWSATPRIGDVIQKLAPFLKMYSEYVKNFERAAELLATWTDKSAPFQEVITRIQSSEASGSLTLQHHMLEPVQRIPRYELLLKEYVQKLPAQAPDRADAQKALDMIFSAAQHSNAAITEMERLQDLWEVYQRLGLEDDIVDPSNALLREGPVLKISFRRSDPMERYLFLFNNMLLYCVPRVIQVGAQFQVRTRIDVAGMKVREVTNAEFPHSFLVSGKQRTLELQARSQEEMISWMQACQAAIHQIEKRNETFKAAAQGPEGDTQERELQSEELGLRAPQWIRDKMVTMCMRCQEPFNALTRRRHHCRACGYVVCARCSDYRAELKYDGNRPNRVCFDCYTFLTGNVLPEDKEDKKRGILVLVGDKWGKAGPRGWCVIPQDDPLVLYVYAAPQDMRAHTSIPLLGYQVTSGPQADPRVFQLQQSGQLYTFKAETEELRGRWVKAMERAASGGVPQGPNNGDLSD
- the FGD2 gene encoding FYVE, RhoGEF and PH domain-containing protein 2 isoform X1 — encoded protein: MEGASEEKPASVSNLVTVFENSRSLGAAPRAHGLESEHHRLECRPPSPAEPGEEPDMGEALGSGPRTVSRRYLSSLKNKLSSGAWRKSCQPETSPGPGMQEPEEKRIVQELLETEKAYVARLHLLDQVFFQELLKEARSGKAFPEDVVRLIFSNISSIYQFHSQFFLPELQRRLDDWSATPRIGDVIQKLAPFLKMYSEYVKNFERAAELLATWTDKSAPFQEVITRIQSSEASGSLTLQHHMLEPVQRIPRYELLLKEYVQKLPAQAPDRADAQKALDMIFSAAQHSNAAITEMERLQDLWEVYQRLGLEDDIVDPSNALLREGPVLKISFRRSDPMERYLFLFNNMLLYCVPRVIQVGAQFQVRTRIDVAGMKVREVTNAEFPHSFLVSGKQRTLELQARSQEEMISWMQACQAAIHQIEKRNETFKAAAQGPEGDTQERELQSEELGLRAPQWIRDKMVTMCMRCQEPFNALTRRRHHCRACGYVVCARCSDYRAELKYDGNRPNRVCFDCYTFLTGNVLPEDKEDKKRGILVKASMAGSEQSLMCSFLQLVGDKWGKAGPRGWCVIPQDDPLVLYVYAAPQDMRAHTSIPLLGYQVTSGPQADPRVFQLQQSGQLYTFKAETEELRGRWVKAMERAASGGVPQGPNNGDLSD